The following are from one region of the Cyanobium gracile PCC 6307 genome:
- a CDS encoding tellurite resistance TerB family protein, whose product MNPSEAFAAIALAAVACDGALDGDEAAMLRQLLEVRSPYANLGEEAMGAMFDGLLGRLSSDGWEQLLAEAAPVLSAPQQETAYAMAALLVHTNRSFKPVEQAMLQRLGELISVPPERCSQILEVMAVLHRDSLRA is encoded by the coding sequence ATGAACCCCAGCGAAGCCTTCGCCGCCATCGCCCTGGCCGCGGTGGCCTGCGATGGTGCCCTCGATGGCGACGAAGCCGCCATGCTGCGCCAGCTCCTGGAGGTGCGCTCGCCCTACGCCAACCTCGGCGAGGAGGCGATGGGAGCGATGTTCGATGGGCTGCTGGGGCGCCTGAGCAGCGACGGCTGGGAACAGCTGCTTGCGGAGGCCGCACCGGTGCTGAGCGCTCCCCAGCAGGAGACGGCCTATGCGATGGCGGCCCTGCTGGTGCACACCAACCGCAGCTTCAAGCCGGTGGAGCAGGCGATGCTGCAGCGGCTGGGGGAACTGATCAGCGTGCCGCCGGAGCGCTGCAGCCAGATCCTCGAGGTGATGGCGGTGCTCCACCGCGACAGCCTCAGGGCCTGA
- a CDS encoding permease, with the protein MILTRLATAWALFQGLLIEALPFLLIGVLISAGARWFAPGGRWLRRLPSHPLLGPLTGAALGFALPACECGNVPVARRMLSGGAPLGAGLGFLFAAPVLNPIVIASTWAAFPDQPWLLLARPLGAVAVAVGLALLLGLVGEPQLLQADLLAERRLHQPLAAVGLLERSSGLVGAPPPSALSPEAAPVRPPLAELVKHASQEFLYLALLLVMGSVIAALVQSFVPRSWLLAVGGAPTLSILALMLLALVVSVCSSVDAFLALSFAAQVTPGALLAFLLLGPVIDLKLVSLLGLLFRPRGLVLTTAGAALMVLLIGQWVNLWRL; encoded by the coding sequence GTGATCCTCACCCGCCTGGCCACCGCCTGGGCCCTGTTCCAGGGCCTGCTGATCGAGGCGCTGCCCTTCCTGCTGATCGGCGTGCTGATCTCCGCCGGCGCCCGCTGGTTCGCCCCCGGCGGTCGCTGGCTGCGGCGGCTGCCGTCCCATCCCCTGCTGGGGCCCCTCACCGGTGCCGCCCTCGGCTTCGCCCTGCCGGCCTGCGAATGCGGCAACGTGCCGGTGGCCCGCCGCATGCTCAGCGGCGGCGCGCCCCTCGGCGCCGGCCTCGGCTTCCTGTTCGCCGCCCCCGTGCTCAACCCGATCGTGATCGCCAGCACCTGGGCCGCCTTCCCCGACCAGCCCTGGCTGCTGCTGGCCCGCCCTCTGGGCGCCGTGGCGGTGGCCGTGGGCCTGGCCCTGCTGTTGGGGCTGGTGGGCGAACCCCAGCTGCTCCAGGCCGACCTGCTGGCCGAACGGCGCCTGCACCAGCCCCTGGCGGCGGTGGGGTTGCTGGAGCGCTCCAGCGGCCTGGTGGGGGCGCCGCCACCGTCGGCCCTCAGCCCTGAGGCCGCCCCGGTCCGCCCGCCCCTGGCCGAGCTGGTGAAGCACGCCAGCCAGGAATTCCTGTATCTGGCCCTGCTGCTGGTGATGGGCAGCGTCATCGCCGCCCTGGTGCAGTCCTTCGTGCCCCGCAGCTGGCTGCTGGCGGTGGGCGGCGCCCCCACCCTCTCGATCCTGGCCCTGATGCTGCTGGCCCTGGTGGTGTCGGTGTGCTCGAGCGTGGATGCGTTCCTGGCCCTCAGCTTCGCCGCCCAGGTCACCCCCGGGGCCCTGCTCGCCTTCCTGCTCCTGGGTCCGGTGATCGACCTCAAGCTCGTCAGCCTGCTCGGGCTGCTGTTCCGCCCCCGCGGCCTGGTGCTCACCACCGCCGGGGCCGCCCTGATGGTGCTGCTGATCGGCCAGTGGGTGAACCTGTGGCGCCTGTGA
- a CDS encoding 6-carboxytetrahydropterin synthase, protein MPIPAAHTCSKSYGGFPCCHRQWRHPGHCRFVHGYSRSFTFWFAAQHLDIHGFVVDFSSLQPLRARLEEQFDHTFLVNHDDPLLAQWQALHDQGALDLRVMANVGMEASAELAWGWANDLLHPRDGGRSCCWRVEARENEANAARFTAIPDWFEAATPATPEPWPAP, encoded by the coding sequence ATGCCCATCCCCGCCGCCCACACCTGCAGCAAGAGCTACGGCGGCTTCCCCTGCTGCCACCGCCAGTGGCGCCACCCGGGTCACTGCCGCTTCGTGCACGGCTACAGCCGCAGCTTCACCTTCTGGTTCGCCGCCCAACACCTCGACATCCACGGCTTCGTGGTCGACTTCTCCAGCCTCCAGCCCCTGCGAGCCCGGCTGGAAGAGCAGTTCGACCACACCTTCCTCGTCAACCACGACGACCCCCTCCTCGCCCAGTGGCAGGCCCTGCATGACCAGGGCGCCCTCGACCTGCGGGTGATGGCCAACGTGGGCATGGAGGCCAGCGCCGAACTGGCCTGGGGCTGGGCCAACGACCTGCTCCACCCCCGCGACGGCGGCCGCAGCTGCTGCTGGCGCGTCGAGGCCCGCGAGAACGAGGCCAACGCCGCCCGCTTCACCGCCATCCCCGACTGGTTCGAGGCCGCCACCCCCGCCACCCCGGAGCCCTGGCCGGCGCCGTGA
- a CDS encoding type II toxin-antitoxin system HicA family toxin, whose translation MDNQLVRITVQMLNPTGGRMLFVVEPGTDLEGLYLTNDFLTTIGVNPHLLRFKVNGTPAGGDFMLMPEDHIQVEAQSVQPVEETDNELVVLARMNCEDWGEFRVHAGASLEDFLFSITFISVTTIHPAALAIKVNGLSVEMCYRLADGDRITVAGASMLKGAISGRDLIAKLRVMVGLRPEPSPGGGSHGKWKTSDGKTVVIPRRSSDIPNGTVKSILRMAGVDMGLKEFYSCRPRPLTR comes from the coding sequence ATGGATAATCAACTCGTCCGGATTACAGTTCAAATGCTTAATCCCACAGGGGGGAGGATGTTGTTTGTCGTAGAGCCAGGAACGGATCTTGAGGGGTTGTATCTAACGAATGACTTTTTGACTACCATAGGAGTTAATCCTCATCTTCTGAGGTTTAAGGTTAATGGCACCCCAGCTGGGGGCGATTTTATGCTCATGCCTGAAGATCACATCCAGGTTGAGGCGCAATCGGTTCAGCCTGTGGAAGAAACTGACAATGAGTTAGTTGTCCTCGCTCGAATGAACTGCGAGGATTGGGGCGAGTTTCGCGTGCATGCCGGTGCCAGCTTAGAGGACTTTCTCTTCTCGATCACATTCATCAGTGTTACAACAATTCATCCTGCTGCTCTAGCCATTAAGGTAAACGGCTTGTCAGTCGAGATGTGCTATCGACTGGCTGATGGAGACCGGATCACAGTCGCAGGCGCATCGATGCTCAAAGGGGCGATCTCTGGCCGAGATCTAATTGCAAAGCTTAGAGTAATGGTCGGGCTTCGGCCTGAGCCTTCGCCTGGTGGCGGTAGCCATGGAAAGTGGAAAACTAGTGATGGCAAGACTGTCGTAATTCCAAGAAGGTCATCTGATATTCCTAATGGTACTGTGAAGTCAATTCTTCGGATGGCAGGAGTGGATATGGGGCTAAAGGAATTCTATTCTTGTCGCCCCCGGCCCTTGACCCGATAA
- a CDS encoding N-acetylmuramoyl-L-alanine amidase-like domain-containing protein, giving the protein MRKPTLLLVLTVLITAAASFAAANLLLRHATPASPRVAAALPPLPGGVALGDATPKFVGETRVLAMEAIDATAWAPMNQALVQLARRFLDYPFKGFSLDGGPKERLQLDLTNFDCFLFVEQLLALSNSRKVDTLDEGMERFTQHVRRLRYVDGEVDYCRRQHYFSRWADAAERNGYVVNLTPFLPGASKRSVTLNFMSSHVSSYKPMQLPRNKQCITELEKDLVLNQPYIPLAALPGVLPSLRNGDIFALVTKVPGLDVTHVGFLEKRDGVVNAIHAAEGAGVIRSENFAAYAGRVKDVIGVAIYRPRPNDGVEERKPEGISN; this is encoded by the coding sequence ATGCGCAAACCCACTCTCCTGCTGGTGTTGACGGTGCTGATCACCGCCGCGGCGAGCTTCGCGGCGGCCAACCTGCTGCTCCGCCACGCCACCCCTGCCAGCCCCCGCGTGGCGGCCGCCTTGCCTCCCCTGCCGGGGGGTGTGGCCCTGGGGGATGCCACGCCGAAGTTCGTGGGGGAAACGCGGGTGCTGGCGATGGAGGCGATCGATGCCACCGCCTGGGCGCCGATGAACCAGGCACTGGTGCAACTGGCGCGCCGCTTCCTTGACTATCCCTTCAAGGGGTTCTCCCTCGACGGCGGCCCGAAGGAGCGGCTGCAGCTGGATCTCACCAACTTCGACTGCTTTCTGTTCGTGGAGCAGCTGCTGGCGCTGAGCAACAGCCGCAAGGTGGACACCCTGGACGAAGGGATGGAGCGCTTCACCCAGCATGTGCGGCGGCTGCGCTACGTGGATGGCGAGGTGGACTACTGCCGCCGGCAGCATTACTTCAGCCGCTGGGCCGACGCGGCCGAGCGCAACGGCTACGTGGTGAACCTCACCCCGTTCCTGCCGGGGGCCAGCAAGCGCTCGGTGACGCTCAATTTCATGAGCAGCCACGTGAGCAGCTACAAGCCGATGCAGCTGCCCCGCAACAAGCAGTGCATCACCGAGCTGGAGAAGGACCTGGTGCTGAACCAGCCCTACATCCCGCTGGCGGCCCTGCCGGGGGTGCTGCCGTCGCTGCGCAACGGCGACATCTTCGCGCTGGTGACGAAGGTGCCGGGGCTGGATGTGACCCACGTGGGCTTCCTGGAGAAGCGCGACGGGGTGGTGAACGCGATCCACGCGGCGGAGGGGGCGGGGGTGATCCGCAGCGAGAACTTCGCGGCCTACGCGGGGAGGGTGAAGGATGTGATCGGGGTGGCGATTTATCGGCCGAGGCCGAATGATGGGGTTGAGGAGAGGAAGCCTGAAGGCATATCCAATTAG
- a CDS encoding metal ABC transporter ATP-binding protein: MAEMVLEVSHLSVRREGVTAVDDVSFQLLAESDTALVGPNGAGKSTLVQAILGILPRQAGEVRFLGCSLGSRGQLPRELRARLAYLPQTLIPRGRFPLTVAEFVGLGWDAPGLALPWLGREARRSAVRAALRKTLCADLADRLLSELSGGQLKRVLLASCVVRPRRLLVLDEAQAGLDARAAEQFHTLLYQLRRSEGWTILQVSHDLEMVRRTCDGVLCLNRSLRCHGTPDHALSPSRLEQIYGFGFVPYHHRHPAQRPAPPEDAPPG, encoded by the coding sequence ATGGCCGAAATGGTTCTCGAAGTCAGCCACCTCAGCGTGCGGCGCGAGGGAGTCACGGCCGTCGATGACGTCAGCTTCCAGTTGCTGGCCGAGTCCGACACGGCCCTTGTCGGCCCCAACGGCGCCGGCAAGAGCACCCTGGTGCAGGCCATCCTCGGAATCCTGCCCCGCCAGGCCGGTGAGGTGCGCTTCCTCGGCTGCAGCCTCGGCAGCCGCGGCCAGCTGCCGCGCGAGCTGCGCGCCCGGCTCGCCTACCTGCCCCAGACCCTCATCCCCCGAGGCCGCTTCCCGCTCACGGTGGCCGAGTTCGTTGGCCTGGGCTGGGATGCGCCGGGCCTGGCCCTGCCCTGGCTGGGCCGCGAGGCCCGCCGCAGCGCCGTCCGCGCCGCCCTGCGCAAGACCCTCTGCGCCGACCTGGCCGATCGCCTGCTCTCCGAACTCTCCGGCGGCCAGCTCAAACGCGTCCTGCTGGCCTCCTGCGTGGTGCGCCCCCGCCGCCTGCTGGTGCTTGATGAGGCCCAGGCCGGCCTCGACGCCCGCGCCGCCGAACAGTTCCACACCCTCCTCTACCAACTGCGCCGCAGCGAGGGCTGGACGATCCTGCAGGTCTCCCATGACCTGGAGATGGTGCGCCGCACCTGCGACGGCGTGCTCTGCCTCAACCGCAGCCTGCGCTGCCACGGCACCCCCGACCACGCCCTCAGCCCCTCCCGGCTCGAGCAGATCTACGGCTTCGGCTTCGTTCCCTACCACCACCGGCACCCTGCTCAGCGGCCCGCGCCCCCGGAAGACGCCCCGCCAGGCTGA
- a CDS encoding TIGR03943 family putative permease subunit — protein MTPPLLQRAALWRAASLGLWALVMLHSSVDGRLDLLLRAVFHPLVALAGLLLLAVALLQLRLAFGPGRQERGDRRQARTLLLTAAIALLVLLLPPAPSFADLAGQRPRDETADSELSFVLPPAQRSLTDWVRLLRSQPDPRLFAGDPVRISGFVLPMEGESPQLARLLVRCCLADASPVGLPVHWPAGQAPFPADQWLAIDGVMGLKPAPGGGERLEVVPSRIRPIPRPARPLEP, from the coding sequence GTGACGCCCCCCCTCCTGCAGCGGGCCGCCCTCTGGCGTGCCGCCAGCCTCGGCCTCTGGGCCCTGGTGATGCTCCATAGCAGCGTCGACGGCCGCCTCGACCTCCTCCTGCGGGCCGTGTTCCACCCCCTGGTGGCCCTGGCCGGCCTGCTGCTTTTGGCGGTGGCCCTGCTGCAGCTGCGCCTGGCCTTCGGGCCCGGCCGGCAGGAGCGGGGCGACCGGCGCCAGGCCCGCACCCTGCTGCTCACCGCCGCCATCGCCCTGCTGGTGCTGCTGCTGCCACCGGCCCCCTCCTTCGCCGACCTGGCCGGCCAGCGCCCCCGCGACGAGACCGCCGACAGCGAGCTCAGCTTCGTGCTGCCGCCCGCCCAGCGCAGCCTCACCGACTGGGTGCGGCTGCTGCGCAGCCAGCCTGATCCCAGGCTGTTCGCCGGCGATCCGGTGCGCATCAGCGGCTTCGTGCTGCCGATGGAGGGGGAATCGCCCCAGCTGGCCCGCCTGCTGGTGCGCTGCTGCCTCGCCGATGCCTCCCCGGTGGGGCTTCCGGTGCACTGGCCCGCCGGCCAGGCCCCCTTCCCCGCCGACCAGTGGCTGGCCATCGACGGGGTGATGGGCCTCAAGCCCGCCCCCGGCGGCGGTGAACGGCTGGAGGTGGTCCCCAGCCGCATCCGGCCGATCCCCCGGCCCGCCCGGCCCCTGGAACCATGA
- a CDS encoding Fur family transcriptional regulator, protein MQAPSVPDLPPRQASLLAELRDADGELSGQDLHARLRGGPSAMGLATVYRHLRQLQQRGLVRCRHLPSGEALYAPTERDEHHLTCVDCGTTMVLPHCPVHGLHLPGEDLGDFLPLYHTLEFFGLCGRCRGTRS, encoded by the coding sequence ATGCAGGCCCCCTCCGTCCCCGACCTCCCGCCGCGCCAGGCCTCCCTGCTGGCGGAACTGCGCGATGCCGACGGCGAACTGAGCGGCCAGGACCTCCATGCCCGGCTGCGGGGCGGCCCCTCCGCCATGGGCCTGGCCACCGTCTACCGCCATCTGCGCCAGCTGCAGCAGCGGGGGCTGGTGCGCTGCCGCCACCTGCCCAGCGGCGAGGCCCTCTACGCCCCGACCGAGCGGGACGAGCACCACCTCACCTGCGTCGACTGCGGCACCACGATGGTGCTGCCCCACTGCCCGGTGCACGGCCTGCACCTGCCGGGCGAGGACCTGGGCGACTTCCTGCCGCTCTATCACACCCTGGAATTCTTCGGGCTGTGCGGCCGCTGCCGGGGCACCAGGTCCTGA
- a CDS encoding Matrixin, with translation MGRRWPLRLVLGGCLPALLAPSLRLPALAEPSAAAGPTCAPGRASRPMELSRPAATPRIASTAPPAAAPAGATDYRQWLRPTPFGWARLDHWCVWVEPAGTDGPAQMWDERWLAAVERALGTWRQELAITRVADPAAAQVRVLRRRPPLRREASGRTRASHGRAELEVLAVERQGGWILEPQVRVLISPGQRPEATEATALHELGHAFGLWGHSDDPADAMAAVPGPRPVLALSPRDRATLRWLYRQPTDFGRPLPAAAVPAQPGGASSGGAGR, from the coding sequence ATGGGCCGGCGCTGGCCGCTCCGGCTGGTGCTAGGGGGCTGCCTGCCCGCCCTGCTGGCGCCCTCCCTGCGGCTGCCGGCGCTGGCGGAGCCCTCCGCGGCCGCCGGCCCCACCTGTGCCCCCGGCCGGGCCAGCCGGCCCATGGAACTCAGCCGCCCTGCAGCCACACCGCGAATCGCCTCCACGGCGCCCCCCGCTGCTGCCCCGGCCGGAGCCACGGACTACCGCCAGTGGCTGCGGCCGACCCCCTTCGGCTGGGCCCGCCTCGATCACTGGTGCGTCTGGGTGGAGCCCGCGGGCACTGACGGGCCGGCCCAGATGTGGGACGAGCGCTGGCTTGCCGCAGTGGAGCGGGCCCTGGGCACCTGGCGGCAAGAGCTGGCGATCACCCGGGTGGCGGATCCGGCGGCGGCCCAGGTGCGGGTCCTGCGGCGCCGACCGCCCCTGCGCCGGGAGGCCTCGGGCCGTACCCGGGCCAGCCATGGCCGGGCCGAGCTGGAGGTGCTGGCGGTGGAACGACAGGGGGGCTGGATCCTGGAGCCCCAGGTGCGGGTGCTGATCAGCCCGGGGCAGCGGCCCGAGGCCACCGAAGCCACGGCGCTGCACGAGCTGGGCCATGCCTTCGGGCTGTGGGGCCACAGCGACGATCCGGCCGATGCGATGGCGGCGGTGCCGGGGCCCCGGCCGGTGCTGGCGCTCAGCCCGCGGGATCGGGCCACGCTGCGCTGGCTCTACCGCCAGCCCACCGACTTCGGCCGGCCCCTGCCAGCGGCAGCGGTGCCCGCTCAGCCTGGCGGGGCGTCTTCCGGGGGCGCGGGCCGCTGA
- a CDS encoding CobW family GTP-binding protein translates to MTSTKLDAPTQEAATEAASEAAKEARPITVPVTILTGFLGAGKTTLLNHILSNQEGLKTAVLVNEFGEIGIDNELIVATGDDMVELSNGCICCSINGELLEAVYRVLERPDPVDYLVVETTGLADPLPVAMTFLGSDLRDLTRLDSIITLVDAENFGPETLQGEVGRSQIVYGDMILLNKCDLVSEERLEQLEAELRAIKSEARILRSVKGEVPLPLLLSVGLFESDRVVAQQQAPAAGDHHDHGHDHDQGAHHGHDHGAEDHSDCDHDHGHCAHATEAGHDHDHAHGHSHDHGGHADHQAIEGFTSLSFSSDGPLSLRKFQNFLDNQMPAGVFRAKGILWFNESERRHVFHLAGKRFSIDDSDWPGERKNQLVLIGKDLDHKRLRQQLQACVAGEAGKGFG, encoded by the coding sequence ATGACCAGCACGAAACTGGACGCCCCGACCCAGGAGGCGGCGACCGAGGCGGCGAGCGAGGCGGCGAAGGAGGCCCGGCCCATCACCGTGCCGGTGACGATCCTCACGGGCTTCCTCGGGGCGGGCAAGACCACCCTGCTCAACCACATCCTCAGCAACCAGGAGGGTCTCAAGACCGCCGTGCTGGTCAATGAGTTCGGGGAGATCGGCATCGACAACGAGCTGATCGTGGCCACTGGCGACGACATGGTGGAGCTGAGCAACGGCTGCATCTGCTGCTCGATCAACGGCGAACTGCTGGAGGCCGTCTACCGGGTGCTGGAGCGCCCGGACCCGGTCGATTACCTGGTGGTGGAGACCACCGGCCTGGCCGATCCGCTGCCCGTGGCCATGACCTTCCTGGGCAGCGACCTGCGCGACCTCACCCGGCTCGATTCGATCATCACCCTGGTGGACGCGGAGAACTTCGGTCCCGAGACGCTGCAGGGGGAGGTGGGCCGCTCCCAGATCGTCTACGGCGACATGATCCTGCTCAACAAGTGCGACCTGGTCAGCGAGGAGCGGCTGGAGCAGCTGGAGGCCGAACTGAGGGCGATCAAGAGCGAGGCCCGCATCCTGCGCTCGGTGAAGGGCGAGGTGCCCCTGCCCCTGCTGCTGAGCGTGGGCCTGTTCGAGAGCGACAGGGTGGTGGCCCAGCAGCAGGCTCCCGCCGCAGGCGACCACCACGACCACGGGCACGACCATGACCAGGGGGCCCACCACGGCCATGACCATGGGGCCGAGGACCACAGCGACTGCGACCACGACCACGGCCACTGCGCCCACGCAACGGAAGCAGGCCACGACCACGATCACGCCCATGGCCACAGCCATGACCATGGCGGCCATGCCGACCACCAGGCCATCGAGGGGTTCACCTCCCTCTCCTTCAGCAGCGACGGCCCCCTTTCCCTGCGCAAGTTCCAGAACTTCCTGGACAACCAGATGCCGGCGGGGGTCTTCCGGGCCAAGGGCATCCTCTGGTTCAACGAAAGCGAACGCCGCCACGTGTTCCACCTGGCGGGCAAACGCTTCTCCATCGACGACAGCGACTGGCCGGGGGAACGCAAGAACCAGCTGGTGCTGATCGGCAAGGACCTCGACCACAAGCGCCTGCGCCAGCAGCTCCAGGCCTGCGTGGCCGGCGAGGCGGGCAAGGGCTTCGGCTGA
- a CDS encoding alpha-ketoglutarate-dependent dioxygenase AlkB family protein, with translation MPFNTQQAGISEAKWCNKLQGYKVRIRHGELLYIQHFFDIKTADRAVAFFQEAHGFDFRQASWRKLSLSQFESIRFFNIKWRQDYIRMYGREVPLPRLTAWYGDAGKVYSYSGITSVPHEWNDGLLYLKTMVEKAAGASFNSVLLNWYRDGQDCLGWHADDEPELGNHPVIASASFGVSRDFVLRLNKDHQTKLVLPLHHGTLLVMMGDIQQHWQHSVPKRKRVLGSRFNLTFRKISA, from the coding sequence TTGCCATTCAATACCCAGCAAGCTGGCATCTCTGAAGCTAAATGGTGCAACAAATTGCAAGGCTACAAGGTACGGATCCGCCACGGCGAGCTGCTTTATATTCAGCACTTCTTTGACATAAAGACTGCCGACAGGGCCGTCGCTTTCTTCCAAGAGGCTCACGGCTTTGACTTTCGCCAAGCGAGCTGGAGAAAGCTTTCTCTTAGTCAGTTTGAATCAATTCGGTTTTTCAACATTAAGTGGAGACAGGATTACATACGGATGTATGGAAGAGAGGTGCCTCTGCCTCGTCTGACCGCTTGGTATGGCGATGCTGGTAAGGTCTACTCATACTCTGGGATCACATCCGTTCCCCACGAATGGAATGATGGGCTTCTTTACCTCAAGACCATGGTTGAAAAGGCTGCTGGTGCCAGTTTCAATAGTGTGCTGCTTAACTGGTACCGTGACGGCCAGGACTGCCTCGGTTGGCATGCTGATGATGAACCGGAGCTAGGCAATCATCCAGTTATTGCCTCTGCCAGTTTTGGAGTATCTAGAGACTTTGTTCTTCGCCTGAACAAAGATCATCAGACTAAGCTTGTTCTTCCTTTGCATCATGGAACTCTGCTTGTTATGATGGGGGATATCCAGCAGCACTGGCAGCATTCTGTTCCAAAAAGAAAGCGCGTGCTAGGATCGAGATTTAATCTGACATTCCGCAAGATATCCGCTTAG
- a CDS encoding SDR family oxidoreductase translates to MTCLAVTGASGKTGWRVVQEALARGWRVKAILRPSSEVPPGLEGAELVRLELGDTEALGAALEGCDALVIATGARPSVDLAGPLKVDALAMRPQIAACKAAGVTRVVLVSSLCSGRWLHPLNLFGLILVWKGVGERWLAASGLEWTVVRPGGLKETEEGIEAEGIRFSGPDQQESDSIPRRLVARVCLDAVESPAAIGRIIEITSSPQQPAVGLGEWLASSAT, encoded by the coding sequence ATGACCTGCCTCGCCGTGACCGGAGCTTCAGGCAAGACGGGCTGGCGGGTGGTGCAGGAGGCCCTGGCCCGGGGCTGGCGGGTGAAGGCGATCCTGCGGCCGAGCTCCGAGGTGCCGCCGGGGCTGGAGGGGGCGGAGCTGGTGCGGCTGGAGCTGGGGGATACGGAGGCCCTCGGGGCGGCGCTGGAGGGGTGCGACGCCCTGGTGATCGCCACCGGGGCGCGGCCGTCGGTGGATCTGGCCGGGCCGCTGAAGGTGGATGCCCTGGCGATGCGCCCCCAGATCGCCGCTTGCAAAGCCGCCGGTGTGACGCGGGTGGTGCTGGTGAGTTCGCTGTGCAGCGGCCGCTGGCTGCATCCGCTGAACCTGTTCGGGCTGATCCTGGTGTGGAAGGGGGTGGGGGAACGCTGGCTGGCGGCCAGCGGCCTGGAGTGGACGGTGGTGCGACCCGGCGGACTGAAGGAAACCGAGGAGGGGATCGAGGCCGAGGGCATCCGCTTCAGCGGGCCCGACCAGCAGGAGAGCGACAGCATTCCCCGGCGGCTGGTGGCGCGGGTGTGCCTGGATGCGGTGGAGAGCCCGGCGGCGATCGGCCGCATCATCGAGATCACCAGCAGCCCGCAGCAGCCGGCGGTGGGGCTGGGGGAGTGGCTGGCGAGCAGCGCCACCTGA
- a CDS encoding type I restriction-modification enzyme R subunit C-terminal domain-containing protein has protein sequence MHAQGGRLYTHSRFTSKQQLFLDFVLQHDVTMGVQELAQEKLTPLLRLRYQNSIADAVAELGRPEEIGQIFSGFQRYLYETST, from the coding sequence CTGCATGCGCAAGGAGGCCGCCTCTACACCCACTCCCGCTTCACCAGCAAGCAGCAGCTCTTCCTGGACTTTGTTCTCCAGCACGATGTGACGATGGGCGTACAGGAGCTGGCCCAGGAAAAGCTCACGCCGCTGCTGAGGCTCCGCTACCAGAACTCCATTGCTGATGCAGTGGCAGAACTGGGAAGACCTGAAGAAATTGGCCAGATCTTTTCTGGCTTCCAGAGATATCTTTATGAGACTTCTACCTGA
- the hisIE gene encoding bifunctional phosphoribosyl-AMP cyclohydrolase/phosphoribosyl-ATP diphosphatase HisIE, with translation MPGPELIGTLRFDGAGLIPAVAQDWLDGAVLMVAWMNREAIERTLASGEVHYWSRSRQELWHKGASSGHFQKLRGLRYDCDADVLLLTIEQTGQVACHTGARSCFYEEGAEATAGGPDALPPPADVCTELARVINGRRDCPEPGSYTNKLLEGGDNRILKKIGEESAEFVMACKDDDPDAIAGEAADLIFHLQVALAHHGVDWRRVQEVLAARRGAPRRE, from the coding sequence CTGCCCGGCCCGGAGCTGATCGGGACGCTGCGCTTCGACGGGGCCGGGCTGATCCCGGCGGTGGCCCAGGACTGGCTGGACGGGGCGGTGCTGATGGTGGCCTGGATGAACCGGGAGGCGATCGAGCGGACGCTGGCCAGCGGTGAGGTGCACTACTGGAGCCGCTCGCGCCAGGAGCTCTGGCACAAGGGGGCCAGCAGCGGCCATTTCCAGAAATTGAGGGGCCTCCGCTACGACTGCGACGCCGACGTGCTGCTGCTCACCATCGAGCAGACCGGGCAGGTGGCCTGCCACACCGGCGCCCGCAGCTGCTTCTACGAAGAGGGGGCCGAGGCCACGGCCGGCGGCCCGGACGCCCTGCCGCCGCCGGCGGATGTGTGCACCGAACTGGCGCGGGTGATCAACGGCCGCCGCGATTGCCCGGAGCCCGGCAGCTACACCAACAAGCTGCTGGAGGGGGGTGATAACCGGATCCTCAAGAAGATCGGCGAGGAGAGCGCCGAATTCGTGATGGCCTGCAAGGACGACGACCCGGACGCGATTGCCGGTGAAGCCGCCGATCTGATCTTCCACCTGCAGGTGGCCCTGGCCCACCACGGCGTCGACTGGCGCCGGGTGCAGGAGGTGCTGGCGGCGCGGCGCGGGGCGCCACGGCGCGAATGA